One window from the genome of Sphaerotilus microaerophilus encodes:
- a CDS encoding undecaprenyl-phosphate glucose phosphotransferase codes for MHINVNKPQHSADALTAAAASRPDDGQSQMKGGSGQDITHQATGSKVMDMSIASWTTPKGSIKPPMPPLPQPTRPAQLPPVEPFVATRPADAMNSLFAARPPLPISTFVANLAEPALSVALLFLATTLQEQPVDRATMLLAMLVLLITFPGKERFHSRPLDVIVGVAGAWMATIAILGAIGFATRSFHFFEPEVLIWWVALTPISHVGAALLGASVMRLHAARTEARRPALVIGAGTLGLKIATMLERRSAYGHDFYGYLEDRAPERCPPEVRSRLLGRLEDLPRLIQRAGIRDIYVTLPLGQQPRIMRLMAQLQDSAASVYYVPDVFGVNIIQGRTHNMDGVPVVGLLESPFVGVNGLLKRASDIVLASLILLLIAPVLLLVAFGVKRSSPGPIIFKQRRHGLDGEEIIVYKFRSMTTMDNGATVHQATKHDPRITPFGAFIRRTSLDELPQFINVLQGRMSIVGPRPHAVAHNEQYRQLIKSYMVRHKVRPGITGWAQVNGLRGETDTIDKMARRIECDLEYLRNWSLALDLKIIARTAGMTWFDKRAY; via the coding sequence ATGCACATTAACGTCAACAAACCACAGCATAGTGCCGACGCCTTGACGGCCGCGGCTGCATCGCGACCTGACGACGGCCAAAGCCAGATGAAAGGCGGGAGCGGCCAGGACATCACGCATCAAGCCACGGGGAGCAAGGTAATGGATATGTCAATCGCCTCCTGGACCACCCCAAAGGGTTCCATCAAACCGCCAATGCCACCGCTGCCACAACCGACCCGCCCGGCGCAACTGCCCCCGGTCGAGCCGTTTGTCGCCACACGCCCGGCAGACGCGATGAACTCTCTCTTCGCGGCACGCCCACCACTGCCCATCAGCACCTTCGTCGCCAACCTCGCAGAACCCGCGTTGTCCGTGGCACTGCTGTTCCTGGCCACTACGTTGCAGGAGCAGCCCGTGGATCGGGCCACGATGCTCCTGGCCATGCTGGTCCTGCTGATCACCTTTCCCGGCAAGGAGCGCTTCCACAGCCGCCCGCTCGACGTGATCGTTGGCGTTGCGGGAGCCTGGATGGCCACAATCGCCATCCTGGGTGCCATCGGCTTTGCCACTCGCAGCTTCCACTTCTTCGAACCCGAGGTGCTGATCTGGTGGGTAGCCCTCACTCCCATCAGCCACGTCGGTGCAGCCCTGCTGGGGGCATCCGTGATGCGACTGCATGCTGCCCGCACGGAGGCACGCCGCCCCGCCTTGGTCATCGGTGCAGGTACGCTGGGGCTCAAGATCGCCACCATGCTGGAGCGCCGTAGCGCCTACGGCCACGACTTCTACGGCTACCTCGAGGACCGTGCTCCCGAGCGTTGCCCGCCTGAAGTACGCTCCCGCCTGCTCGGCCGGCTCGAAGACCTGCCTCGCCTCATCCAGCGCGCGGGCATCCGGGACATCTACGTCACCCTGCCGCTGGGCCAACAGCCGCGCATCATGCGACTGATGGCCCAACTCCAGGACAGCGCCGCCTCCGTGTACTACGTGCCCGACGTGTTTGGCGTCAACATCATCCAGGGCCGCACGCACAACATGGACGGTGTGCCCGTGGTCGGCCTGCTGGAAAGCCCATTCGTCGGTGTGAACGGCCTGCTCAAGCGCGCCAGTGACATCGTGCTCGCCAGCCTCATCCTGCTGCTCATCGCCCCAGTGCTTCTCCTGGTCGCCTTCGGCGTCAAGCGCAGTTCGCCAGGTCCCATCATCTTCAAGCAGCGACGCCATGGCCTGGATGGCGAGGAGATCATCGTCTACAAGTTCCGCTCGATGACCACGATGGACAACGGCGCCACCGTACATCAAGCCACCAAGCACGACCCGCGCATCACCCCGTTCGGCGCCTTCATCCGCCGCACTTCGCTGGACGAACTGCCGCAATTCATTAATGTGTTGCAGGGTCGCATGAGCATCGTCGGCCCACGCCCCCACGCCGTGGCCCACAACGAACAATACCGCCAGCTCATCAAGAGCTACATGGTGCGCCACAAGGTGCGCCCAGGCATCACAGGCTGGGCCCAAGTCAACGGCCTGCGCGGGGAGACCGACACCATCGACAAGATGGCCCGCCGCATCGAATGCGACCTGGAATACCTACGCAACTGGTCCCTTGCGCTGGACCTGAAGATCATCGCCCGCACCGCCGGCATGACCTGGTTCGACAAAAGAGCGTATTGA
- a CDS encoding type I secretion system permease/ATPase, with product MKRLLRWALAFSFVINLLWLAPAMFSLQVFDRVLTSQSKETLLVLVLGLCIAFALTGVLEYLRGRLQGVLGSIVNDALAPEIARLTLVEAAKRQGPVPMEPLRDVARLRNLFSAQGVIAVLDAPWALVFIGVIALAHPWLGVGAAAAGAVMLAFTFLNDRLTRKSIEEVQSEAGKSQRYLEQAMSNSEAAQALGMSDSLVARWQQMSMRLADLQGPVARRAVAMSSFIRVLRQGIQVLLQALGAYLVLDGQASPGVMVASTMLLGRALAPIEQMVASWKVLAEGRLAYQRLNPMLKQVMGRQPPMQLPAPTGQLTAAGLVYRPARSDRMIVAGISLQLATGESLAIIGPSGSGKSTLVRLLIGLWAPAAGVVRLDGVDLSKWGREQVGPHIGYVPQDVELFAGTVADNIARLGPVDSDLVVEAAKLAGVHEMILGLPEGYDTEIDPHAALLSPGQRQRIAVARALFGSPRLVVMDEPNSNLDGAGELALAETLKQLRGNTTVIVVTHRATLTAHVDKILVVEAGRATHFGPARDVLQALSGGARPMPAGGGPAVAPPQGVSRPAAPAAPPSVTYPGNEASTPAASNPPMAQVLPMARSASGAGLLN from the coding sequence ATGAAAAGACTGCTCAGATGGGCGCTGGCGTTCTCGTTCGTGATCAACCTTCTCTGGTTGGCTCCAGCGATGTTCAGTTTGCAGGTGTTCGACCGTGTGCTCACGAGCCAAAGCAAGGAGACACTCCTCGTTCTGGTTCTTGGGCTGTGCATCGCCTTCGCATTGACAGGGGTACTTGAGTACCTGCGTGGACGGCTGCAGGGTGTTCTGGGCAGCATCGTGAATGACGCGCTGGCACCTGAAATCGCCCGGCTGACCCTTGTTGAGGCCGCAAAGCGGCAAGGGCCTGTGCCGATGGAACCGCTGCGAGACGTCGCACGTCTGCGCAACCTGTTCTCGGCCCAAGGGGTAATCGCCGTGCTTGACGCACCCTGGGCCCTTGTCTTTATTGGTGTAATTGCATTGGCGCACCCCTGGCTTGGAGTTGGCGCAGCCGCAGCAGGAGCCGTGATGCTGGCGTTTACCTTTCTGAACGATCGCCTGACCAGAAAGTCAATCGAAGAGGTTCAGAGCGAAGCTGGCAAAAGCCAGAGATACCTCGAACAGGCAATGTCCAACTCGGAAGCGGCCCAGGCCCTGGGCATGAGCGATTCACTCGTCGCACGCTGGCAGCAAATGAGTATGCGGCTGGCCGATCTGCAAGGGCCTGTTGCACGCAGGGCCGTGGCGATGTCGTCCTTCATCAGGGTACTGAGGCAGGGTATACAAGTCCTGCTGCAGGCGTTGGGCGCATACTTGGTACTGGATGGTCAGGCTTCGCCTGGGGTCATGGTTGCATCGACGATGTTGCTCGGCCGCGCCCTGGCTCCCATCGAGCAGATGGTAGCCAGTTGGAAAGTGCTTGCTGAGGGCCGACTGGCCTACCAGCGATTGAATCCGATGCTCAAACAAGTCATGGGTCGGCAACCCCCCATGCAATTACCGGCACCCACAGGGCAGTTGACGGCCGCAGGGTTGGTCTATCGACCGGCCCGCAGCGACAGGATGATCGTCGCAGGCATCTCCCTTCAACTGGCTACCGGTGAGTCACTGGCCATCATCGGCCCCAGCGGCTCCGGAAAGAGCACGCTCGTGCGGCTCTTGATCGGACTGTGGGCGCCGGCAGCAGGCGTGGTTCGACTCGACGGGGTGGATCTATCGAAGTGGGGCAGAGAACAAGTGGGCCCACACATCGGATACGTTCCCCAGGACGTCGAACTGTTCGCTGGGACGGTCGCTGACAATATTGCTCGCCTGGGCCCGGTGGATTCCGACTTGGTGGTCGAGGCGGCGAAGTTGGCTGGTGTGCATGAAATGATCCTGGGCCTGCCTGAGGGGTACGACACCGAAATCGACCCCCATGCTGCCTTGCTTTCTCCGGGACAACGTCAGCGAATAGCCGTCGCCCGGGCATTGTTCGGCAGCCCCAGGCTCGTGGTCATGGACGAGCCGAACTCCAATCTGGACGGCGCAGGAGAGCTTGCACTGGCTGAAACGCTCAAGCAGCTGCGCGGAAACACGACCGTGATCGTGGTGACACACCGAGCCACCTTGACCGCACATGTTGACAAGATATTGGTCGTAGAAGCTGGGCGGGCTACCCACTTTGGGCCTGCCCGCGATGTCCTTCAGGCTCTTTCCGGCGGTGCGCGACCGATGCCGGCCGGCGGTGGGCCTGCCGTTGCGCCCCCGCAAGGTGTCTCTCGGCCAGCAGCGCCGGCCGCACCTCCCTCGGTAACTTACCCCGGCAACGAGGCCTCAACCCCTGCGGCATCGAATCCTCCCATGGCACAGGTCTTGCCCATGGCGCGTTCGGCCTCTGGTGCGGGGCTGCTCAATTGA
- a CDS encoding IS3 family transposase (programmed frameshift), protein MKKIPKQEYTAEFKEQAVKHAQAVGIVVAAKELGLVEQTLRNWVKASVAGKLTAPGSRPVTPEQMELSRLRAENARLKMHVDIPKKSDGVLCEGCAVKYAWIDAQRRDYPLPDMCEVLAVSVSGYRAWRRGGKPDRTRLTDPQAVALIKSIHAEVKAAYGSRRMHRELQERGHRIGLRRVERLMREHGIRARHKRRYKATTDSKHSLPIAENLLARNFTPEAPNRVWTGDITYIQTGEGWLYLAIVLDLFNREIIGWSIKPRMTADIVTDALTMAWFRRKPGDGVIFHSDRGSQYASHAMKTQLTEYSMTASMSRKGNCWDNAPTESFFNSLKNERVHGTTYATRADAQADLFEYIEVFYNRSRRHSTLGYNSPVRFLENWISKHAAQHSMAA, encoded by the exons GTGAAGAAGATCCCGAAGCAGGAATACACGGCCGAGTTCAAGGAGCAGGCCGTCAAGCACGCGCAGGCGGTGGGCATCGTGGTGGCCGCCAAGGAACTGGGGCTGGTCGAGCAGACGCTGCGCAACTGGGTGAAGGCGTCGGTAGCTGGCAAGCTGACGGCGCCCGGTTCGAGGCCGGTGACGCCCGAGCAGATGGAGCTGTCCAGGCTGCGCGCCGAGAACGCGCGGCTGAAGATGCACGTCGACATCC CTAAAAAAAGCGACGGCGTACTTTGCGAAGGATGCGCTGTGAAGTACGCCTGGATCGACGCGCAGCGCCGCGATTACCCTCTGCCCGACATGTGCGAGGTGCTGGCTGTCAGCGTCAGCGGCTACCGCGCCTGGCGTCGTGGCGGCAAGCCCGACCGCACGCGCTTGACGGACCCGCAGGCCGTGGCCCTGATCAAGAGCATCCACGCCGAAGTGAAGGCCGCCTATGGCTCGCGGCGCATGCACCGCGAGCTGCAGGAACGCGGTCATCGGATCGGCCTGCGTCGTGTGGAGCGGCTGATGCGAGAGCACGGCATCCGGGCACGGCACAAGCGGCGCTACAAGGCGACGACGGACTCCAAGCATTCGCTGCCGATCGCCGAGAACCTGCTGGCGCGCAACTTCACGCCCGAGGCGCCGAACCGGGTTTGGACGGGCGATATCACGTACATCCAGACAGGCGAGGGCTGGCTGTACCTGGCCATCGTGCTGGACCTTTTCAACCGAGAAATCATCGGCTGGTCGATCAAGCCGCGCATGACCGCCGACATCGTCACCGACGCGCTGACGATGGCCTGGTTCCGGCGCAAGCCAGGCGACGGGGTGATCTTCCACAGCGACCGCGGCAGTCAGTACGCCAGCCATGCGATGAAGACCCAGCTCACCGAGTACAGCATGACCGCCTCGATGAGCCGCAAAGGGAACTGCTGGGACAACGCTCCGACCGAGAGCTTCTTCAACAGCTTGAAGAACGAGCGGGTGCACGGCACGACCTACGCAACGAGAGCCGACGCGCAGGCCGACCTGTTCGAGTACATCGAGGTGTTCTACAACCGGAGTCGCCGCCACTCCACGCTGGGCTACAACTCGCCGGTTCGGTTCCTCGAGAACTGGATCAGCAAGCATGCTGCTCAGCACTCCATGGCAGCATAG
- a CDS encoding HlyD family type I secretion periplasmic adaptor subunit encodes MSRVDLLTLHGREASEITRKGMWVLLAGVLPISAWLALAPLSSAVVAPGYVKVDLNRRTVQHAEGGTVRSVFVRDGQKVKAGEVLLELGDVAVSADKTRLSYRLLAERASVLRLETEQIRGGALVWPAYLLEAAKQDAALSSQLVKEQSLFSARRDALRSQSALLREQRSKVLMELQSLRAQISAALQSMAAQKAELESNRTLVSDGFIASTRILQLEAAVADYAAKLEERRADLVRAEQRIVDIDLKLQGLDNEYRQQASDQLKTANVRVQDIEQELRKASDASSRQLISAPVDGEVIGLRVTNPGTVIAPREPIMDVLQNDPKLLVEARIRTEDVNRVHTGQHAEIRFTAYNYRSTRLVRGSVYYLSPDRLIEQQNNQAYYTVHIEVDANDVANATQGEKLKAGMPAEVYIQGETRTPLQYLFEPVTQVLRRAGRER; translated from the coding sequence GTGTCCCGAGTCGATCTGCTGACATTGCATGGGCGCGAGGCAAGTGAAATTACCCGAAAGGGCATGTGGGTCTTGCTCGCCGGCGTGCTGCCCATATCGGCTTGGCTCGCGCTTGCCCCCTTGTCCTCCGCTGTCGTTGCACCCGGGTATGTCAAGGTTGATCTGAACCGACGAACGGTTCAGCACGCCGAGGGTGGCACTGTCCGCTCCGTCTTCGTCCGGGATGGGCAGAAGGTAAAAGCCGGAGAAGTACTGCTGGAACTCGGGGATGTGGCCGTTTCTGCAGACAAGACACGTCTGAGTTATCGGCTGCTGGCTGAACGCGCCAGCGTCCTCCGGCTGGAAACGGAACAGATTCGAGGAGGAGCCTTGGTATGGCCTGCCTATCTACTCGAAGCAGCCAAACAGGATGCGGCTCTGTCCTCGCAACTGGTCAAGGAGCAGTCACTATTTTCTGCCCGACGCGATGCACTTCGCAGTCAGTCGGCCCTGCTTCGTGAGCAACGCAGCAAAGTGCTGATGGAATTGCAGTCTCTGCGTGCCCAGATCTCGGCGGCTCTGCAGTCGATGGCAGCGCAGAAGGCGGAGTTGGAATCGAACCGTACCTTGGTCAGCGATGGATTCATCGCATCGACGCGCATCCTGCAACTCGAAGCTGCCGTGGCCGACTATGCCGCCAAACTGGAGGAGCGACGTGCAGACCTGGTTCGAGCCGAACAACGTATCGTTGACATCGATCTGAAGCTCCAGGGGCTGGACAATGAGTATCGCCAACAGGCAAGTGACCAATTGAAGACTGCAAACGTACGGGTACAAGATATTGAACAGGAACTGCGCAAAGCCAGTGATGCGTCGAGCAGACAACTGATTTCAGCACCGGTGGATGGTGAGGTCATTGGTCTGCGGGTGACAAACCCAGGTACCGTGATTGCACCGCGTGAGCCGATCATGGACGTATTGCAGAATGATCCCAAGCTCTTGGTGGAAGCACGGATTCGAACCGAAGACGTGAATCGGGTTCATACGGGCCAGCATGCTGAGATACGGTTTACCGCCTACAACTACCGTAGCACCCGCTTGGTACGCGGGAGTGTTTATTACTTGTCACCAGACCGACTCATTGAGCAGCAGAACAATCAGGCCTACTACACGGTGCACATCGAGGTCGATGCCAATGATGTCGCCAACGCGACTCAAGGGGAAAAACTGAAGGCAGGCATGCCAGCCGAGGTCTATATTCAGGGGGAAACACGCACTCCACTGCAATATCTCTTCGAACCCGTGACCCAGGTATTACGTCGTGCGGGCAGAGAGCGTTGA
- a CDS encoding acyltransferase family protein produces MHRFKYYPLEQHSLHQKPPSPMNASTRNRRGAPGIEVIQYLRAAAAILVVYYHTLNYSRSSFWPKLGSEGVDVFFVISGFIMAYTTTGQNSTENRWRESIDFMWRRILRVVPLYWIALTLAWRKEIFSGQGNLLTLQDYLFIPHYHQTRSDMIWPHLVPGWTINYEMAFYLVFAFSILAGRYRLLTMLSFLGALALGAWNFGDKTDSVFTEFYGSPIVLEFGFGIILYLAISKHSLHIPQWTLGAMSATAAVIIFLPNQFHRAFADGMPAFILIYGLLQLQSSFRSKTLRLLGDASYSIYIFHLFALEAIEKLIRLSSLYLTIERDFSAILILRLAFAVGVGVLIHLVLEKPLTRFLQQLPTWWSSQARPTAKHQAAAISPGVPPARNHDDQALAGLSVISRHGMSLNDFPEIENPRDPVRAQGGNFLILKR; encoded by the coding sequence ATGCATCGATTCAAATATTACCCGCTCGAGCAACACTCTCTTCATCAGAAACCGCCATCCCCAATGAATGCATCCACGAGGAATCGGAGAGGAGCCCCCGGAATCGAGGTGATTCAGTATTTGCGTGCTGCGGCTGCGATTTTGGTGGTTTATTATCACACGCTAAATTACTCCAGATCGTCCTTTTGGCCGAAGTTGGGATCCGAAGGTGTTGACGTATTCTTCGTGATCAGCGGTTTCATCATGGCCTACACCACGACAGGACAGAATTCCACGGAAAATCGGTGGCGCGAATCCATTGATTTCATGTGGCGGCGAATCCTGCGGGTCGTGCCCCTCTACTGGATTGCACTTACGCTGGCTTGGCGCAAAGAAATATTCAGCGGCCAAGGCAACCTGCTGACGCTACAGGACTACCTGTTTATTCCACATTACCATCAGACCCGATCAGATATGATTTGGCCCCATCTGGTGCCCGGGTGGACCATAAACTATGAAATGGCCTTTTATCTGGTTTTCGCCTTCTCCATTTTGGCAGGCCGTTATCGGCTGTTGACAATGCTGTCGTTTCTGGGAGCGCTTGCTCTTGGAGCCTGGAATTTCGGCGACAAGACAGATTCTGTCTTTACAGAGTTCTACGGATCACCGATTGTTCTTGAGTTTGGCTTTGGCATCATTCTCTACCTCGCCATATCAAAACACTCACTCCACATTCCTCAATGGACTTTGGGGGCAATGAGTGCGACGGCTGCAGTCATAATTTTTCTCCCCAATCAATTTCACAGAGCTTTTGCAGACGGAATGCCTGCCTTTATATTAATATATGGACTTCTGCAGCTGCAATCCAGTTTCAGATCAAAAACACTACGCCTGCTTGGCGACGCCTCTTATTCAATTTACATATTCCATCTATTTGCCTTGGAAGCGATTGAGAAGCTAATTCGCCTCTCCTCACTCTATCTAACGATCGAAAGAGATTTCAGTGCAATATTAATATTGAGACTGGCTTTCGCTGTGGGCGTGGGAGTCCTCATTCATCTTGTACTGGAAAAGCCCCTGACACGATTTCTCCAGCAGCTGCCAACATGGTGGTCATCGCAGGCAAGACCTACTGCCAAACATCAAGCAGCAGCCATCTCTCCTGGGGTTCCTCCGGCCAGAAATCATGATGACCAAGCCCTTGCCGGCTTGTCGGTGATCTCTCGACATGGGATGTCACTGAATGACTTTCCTGAAATAGAAAATCCACGAGATCCTGTGCGCGCGCAGGGTGGGAATTTCTTAATTTTGAAACGCTAG
- a CDS encoding NAD-dependent epimerase/dehydratase family protein, with translation MTPLTHMAQGPRRRILVTGAAGYIGSALVRDLLELGHEVVAVDTMVFGERGLHAVANHPGLTVRRMDVRGLQREHLGGIHAIVDLAGIGDARAAELDPAWTHAVNHLARVRLAQLAPTAGVQRYILASSCCVYGNDNDNGRVNGSGVDTLAPSADDSPLDESSPTHPVGAYALANLKAEAAVLPLARPGFAPTVLRLATCHGLAPRTRFDLIANAMAEQALGERRITLPDAADTWHPLLQIDDASQAIIATLGAPLTSVARQIFNVGAGNLRTAEIARTVQLVLGSHITIQAAPLQARTASPPGRRIDFDKFTHLLGWRPQRELMQSVASLVDALDAGRVDSGPATRTQRWYEQALSVTAHSPGGQHAAAASHVPN, from the coding sequence ATGACCCCGCTCACTCACATGGCGCAAGGACCGCGACGCCGCATCCTCGTCACCGGCGCGGCGGGCTACATCGGCAGCGCCCTGGTGCGTGACCTGCTCGAACTCGGCCACGAGGTGGTCGCAGTCGACACCATGGTCTTCGGCGAGCGCGGCCTGCATGCAGTCGCCAACCACCCCGGCCTGACCGTGCGTCGCATGGACGTGCGCGGCCTGCAGCGCGAACACCTCGGCGGCATCCATGCCATCGTCGACCTCGCCGGCATCGGCGACGCCCGCGCCGCCGAGCTCGACCCCGCCTGGACGCACGCCGTCAACCACCTCGCCCGCGTGCGCCTCGCCCAGCTCGCGCCCACCGCCGGCGTGCAGCGCTACATCCTGGCCAGCAGCTGCTGCGTCTACGGAAACGACAACGACAACGGCAGGGTCAACGGCAGCGGCGTGGACACGCTCGCCCCCTCGGCGGACGACAGCCCGCTCGACGAGAGCAGCCCCACCCACCCCGTCGGCGCCTACGCCCTGGCCAACCTGAAGGCCGAGGCCGCCGTGCTGCCCCTGGCCCGCCCCGGCTTCGCGCCCACCGTGCTGCGCCTGGCCACCTGCCACGGCCTGGCGCCGCGCACCCGCTTCGACCTCATCGCCAACGCCATGGCCGAGCAGGCGCTCGGCGAGAGGCGCATCACCCTGCCCGATGCAGCCGACACCTGGCACCCCCTGCTGCAGATCGACGATGCCTCCCAGGCCATCATCGCCACGTTGGGCGCCCCCCTCACCAGCGTGGCGCGGCAGATTTTCAATGTCGGCGCGGGCAACCTGCGCACCGCCGAGATCGCCCGCACGGTGCAGCTCGTGCTGGGCAGCCACATCACGATCCAGGCCGCCCCCCTGCAAGCCCGCACAGCCAGCCCCCCCGGCCGGCGCATCGACTTCGACAAATTCACCCACCTCCTCGGCTGGCGACCGCAGCGCGAACTCATGCAGTCCGTCGCCAGCCTGGTGGACGCGCTGGACGCCGGGCGGGTGGACAGCGGCCCGGCCACGCGGACGCAGCGCTGGTACGAGCAGGCCCTGTCGGTAACTGCTCACAGCCCAGGCGGCCAGCATGCCGCAGCGGCCTCCCACGTACCCAACTGA
- a CDS encoding S8 family peptidase, with amino-acid sequence MSAERGPSRSSASLPADTGDTARVIVKYRSSSSSGTASALSAQSGGTAAALAAVQRAAALSSRLGLKLSNGPAVGPRHQVLTATGMSSEALAAQLGTDSEVEYAVPSRKRRAHAVTPSDPRYAGSSSQSPAAGQWYLRTPDSTFVSSVDAPAAWAVSTGNASVVVAVLDTGVRRDHPDLTGKLLAGYDFVSSSSISNDGDGRDADPSDPGDWVSAAEASTGTFSGCSEASSSWHGTQTAGLVAAATNNGMGMAALGRNVRVLPVRVLGKCFGYDDDIIAGIRWAAGLTVAGVPTNPNPAKVISLSLGSAGSCDSAYQEAVREAIAAGASVVVSAGNDSLAVNAPANCAGAIAVAGVRHVGTKIGYSSLGPEVTIAAPGGNCVNDTGECLYPISSTSNTGSTIPLAASYTSGGDDYAVGTSFSAPQVSAAIGLMLSANPTLTPSQVTSLLQDTARTFPTTGASSDPTVSTDAACLAPSAAEQARECYCTTATCGAGMLDAGAAVKAAAAGRLVANIVDDSSLIAVGASGAFSAAQSSASTGNRLSAYGWGLTSGSSIASLGSSTGSSTRLTATGDGTVLLQLTVTDASGSATTTAVVSIGKGGSVDGSTTDTGEGDDSGGGAIGGELLLGGSLAAAVLVLIRRRERQTRC; translated from the coding sequence GTGTCGGCCGAGCGTGGCCCTTCGCGCAGCAGTGCCAGCCTGCCGGCGGACACAGGTGACACCGCACGCGTCATCGTCAAATACCGCAGCAGCAGTAGCAGTGGCACGGCCTCAGCGCTGTCCGCCCAGAGCGGTGGCACAGCCGCTGCGCTCGCCGCCGTACAGCGCGCCGCCGCGCTGTCCAGCCGCCTGGGACTGAAGCTGTCGAACGGGCCGGCCGTCGGGCCCCGCCACCAGGTGCTCACCGCCACCGGCATGAGCAGCGAGGCCCTGGCCGCCCAGCTGGGCACGGACAGCGAGGTTGAATACGCCGTGCCGTCACGCAAGCGCCGCGCCCACGCCGTCACCCCCAGTGATCCGCGCTACGCCGGCAGCTCATCACAAAGCCCCGCCGCCGGCCAGTGGTACCTGCGCACGCCAGACAGCACCTTCGTCTCCTCCGTGGACGCTCCCGCAGCCTGGGCGGTGAGCACCGGCAATGCCAGTGTCGTCGTGGCCGTGCTGGACACCGGCGTGCGCCGGGACCACCCCGACCTGACCGGCAAGCTGCTGGCGGGCTACGACTTCGTCTCCAGCAGCAGCATCTCCAACGACGGTGACGGCCGCGACGCCGACCCCAGCGACCCAGGTGACTGGGTCAGCGCCGCCGAGGCCAGCACAGGCACCTTCAGCGGCTGTAGCGAGGCGAGCAGCAGCTGGCATGGCACCCAGACCGCGGGCCTGGTGGCGGCTGCCACCAACAACGGCATGGGCATGGCCGCGCTCGGCCGCAACGTGCGGGTGCTGCCGGTGCGCGTGCTGGGCAAGTGCTTCGGCTATGACGACGACATCATTGCCGGCATCCGCTGGGCGGCTGGGCTCACGGTCGCAGGGGTGCCCACCAACCCGAATCCGGCCAAGGTGATCAGCCTCAGCCTGGGCTCCGCCGGCAGCTGCGACAGTGCCTACCAGGAGGCCGTGCGCGAGGCCATCGCCGCTGGCGCCAGCGTGGTGGTATCGGCCGGCAACGACAGCCTGGCCGTCAACGCCCCGGCCAATTGCGCTGGTGCGATCGCGGTGGCCGGCGTCCGCCATGTGGGCACCAAGATCGGCTACTCCAGCCTCGGCCCCGAAGTGACCATCGCCGCGCCGGGCGGCAACTGCGTCAACGACACAGGTGAATGCCTCTACCCGATCAGCAGCACCAGCAACACCGGCAGCACCATCCCGTTGGCCGCCAGCTACACCAGCGGGGGTGACGACTACGCCGTGGGCACCAGCTTCTCCGCCCCGCAGGTATCGGCCGCCATTGGCCTGATGCTCTCAGCCAACCCGACCCTCACCCCCAGCCAGGTGACCTCGCTGCTGCAGGACACGGCCCGCACCTTCCCCACCACCGGAGCCAGCAGCGACCCCACCGTCTCCACCGACGCGGCCTGCCTGGCACCGAGCGCAGCCGAGCAGGCCAGGGAGTGCTACTGCACCACCGCCACCTGTGGCGCCGGCATGCTAGACGCCGGTGCCGCCGTCAAGGCGGCGGCCGCCGGCCGGCTGGTGGCCAACATCGTCGACGACAGCAGCCTGATCGCCGTGGGCGCCAGCGGCGCCTTCAGCGCGGCCCAGTCCAGCGCCTCCACGGGCAACAGGCTCAGCGCGTACGGCTGGGGCCTCACCAGCGGCAGCAGCATCGCCAGCCTGGGCAGCAGCACCGGCAGCAGCACTCGCCTGACCGCCACCGGCGACGGCACCGTGCTGCTGCAACTCACCGTGACGGACGCCAGCGGCAGCGCGACCACCACCGCGGTGGTCAGCATTGGCAAGGGCGGCAGCGTCGATGGCAGCACGACCGACACGGGCGAAGGCGACGACAGCGGCGGTGGCGCCATCGGCGGCGAGCTACTCCTCGGCGGCAGCCTGGCCGCCGCCGTCCTGGTGCTGATCCGCCGACGCGAGCGCCAGACCCGGTGCTGA